From the Chloroflexus aurantiacus J-10-fl genome, one window contains:
- a CDS encoding proline--tRNA ligase, producing MIQLATLFGRTLRQAPAEADTRAAQLLWRAGMIRALDNGEPALLPLGSAVLRRLSHHLTTAIQAGGAQEVYLPNTSTATWPATVTALARREIDSYRQLPQAIWGQRRRKRPQSRQRFSLLELPTPTTLSWAGLARDASQAQALLETTLQHLRHALHECGLTIVADALQATESAPLIVDSASGPLTTLDCPTCNRRAPRELAPMAPPPAYSGPTPAMSLVETPNANTIAALAAYLGIPTAATAKALFFDARCADDRRLVFAVVRGDREASLPKLAAVVGADELVPADEAQIRACGAVPGYASPVGLRDVLVVADPMVTTGAPLVAGANRAGYHLRDVVYGRDWQATLVADISQAEAGDPCPWCGTARIEGRGALIGAITAPQPTALLVQDAEGQNRPLIITGLEIDLEPLLYLVVEQHHDERGIVWPAAIAPFAIHLVTLGRGEAVVTAGHALAAMLQTAGWHVLIDDRDERAGVKFNDADLIGAPWRVVISEKLLAANQLEIRHRTAAQATVIDQSALLTVIGQR from the coding sequence ATGATACAACTTGCCACGCTGTTTGGGCGAACGTTACGCCAGGCGCCCGCAGAAGCTGATACGCGGGCAGCCCAACTACTCTGGCGCGCCGGGATGATCCGCGCCCTGGATAACGGTGAACCGGCCCTGTTACCCCTGGGGAGTGCGGTGCTGCGCCGGCTCAGCCACCATCTGACCACAGCGATCCAGGCTGGCGGTGCTCAAGAGGTGTATCTGCCAAACACATCCACAGCCACCTGGCCGGCGACCGTGACTGCGCTGGCCCGGCGTGAGATCGACTCATACCGCCAGCTTCCCCAGGCGATCTGGGGTCAGCGTCGGCGCAAACGACCGCAATCCCGTCAGCGCTTCAGCCTGCTCGAACTGCCCACACCCACGACGTTGAGCTGGGCCGGACTGGCGCGCGACGCCTCGCAGGCCCAGGCGTTGCTTGAAACGACGCTGCAACACCTGCGCCACGCCTTGCACGAGTGTGGGCTAACGATTGTCGCCGATGCCTTGCAGGCCACCGAATCTGCGCCGCTGATCGTTGACAGTGCGAGTGGGCCGTTAACAACCCTCGATTGCCCCACCTGCAACCGGCGAGCACCGCGCGAACTGGCGCCAATGGCGCCACCACCGGCCTACAGCGGGCCGACTCCGGCGATGAGCCTGGTCGAAACCCCCAACGCCAACACGATTGCTGCCCTGGCAGCGTACCTCGGTATTCCCACCGCAGCGACGGCAAAAGCGCTCTTCTTCGATGCCCGTTGTGCCGACGACCGGCGCCTCGTGTTCGCCGTGGTGCGTGGCGACCGGGAAGCAAGTCTACCCAAACTGGCTGCCGTTGTCGGTGCCGACGAGCTGGTTCCTGCCGACGAAGCGCAGATTCGAGCGTGCGGAGCCGTTCCCGGCTATGCGTCACCCGTCGGCCTGCGCGATGTGCTCGTCGTTGCCGACCCAATGGTCACCACTGGGGCGCCACTGGTGGCGGGCGCAAACCGGGCTGGCTACCATCTGCGCGATGTGGTCTATGGCCGTGACTGGCAGGCCACCCTGGTCGCCGACATTAGCCAGGCCGAGGCCGGCGATCCATGCCCATGGTGTGGAACGGCCCGGATTGAAGGGCGGGGTGCGCTTATCGGCGCTATAACAGCCCCTCAACCAACTGCGCTGCTCGTGCAAGATGCAGAGGGCCAAAACCGGCCACTCATCATTACGGGTCTCGAAATCGATCTGGAACCGCTCCTGTACCTGGTGGTTGAGCAGCATCACGACGAACGCGGGATTGTCTGGCCGGCGGCCATTGCCCCCTTCGCCATCCACCTCGTCACCCTGGGGCGCGGCGAGGCAGTAGTTACCGCCGGACACGCACTGGCGGCGATGCTGCAAACGGCTGGTTGGCATGTGTTGATTGATGATCGTGATGAACGGGCCGGAGTTAAATTCAACGATGCCGACCTGATCGGCGCCCCGTGGCGCGTCGTCATCAGTGAGAAGCTACTGGCCGCGAATCAGCTTGAAATCCGACACCGTACCGCCGCCCAGGCCACCGTCATCGATCAATCAGCCCTACTGACTGTGATCGGGCAGCGGTAG
- a CDS encoding DUF72 domain-containing protein encodes MIRIGCAVWAYNGWVGDLFPPGTRNSEFLRLYSRQLTTVEGNTTFYATPTPATVARWAEETPPDFHFCFKLPRDVSHAGPLADKLAQARAFIERMQGLGSRCGPFFLQLPPAYGPARLADLERFLAGWPPDVALALEVRHPDWYLPVGEVPLMELLARYRIGRVIMDVRPIRDPAEPPTTLLADARERKPDVPLRPLRGGGPTLVRYIGHPDLARNEPFLTEWAARIAEWATTDPQIYLFMHCPDESRSPTLCRQIAARLRAHGAPLAERDNEPPTTPAQLNLFG; translated from the coding sequence ATGATCAGAATTGGCTGTGCAGTTTGGGCGTACAACGGTTGGGTCGGCGATCTCTTTCCGCCGGGCACCCGCAACAGCGAGTTTCTCAGGCTCTATAGCCGGCAGTTGACGACGGTGGAAGGCAATACTACCTTCTACGCCACGCCAACGCCGGCTACGGTTGCGCGCTGGGCCGAAGAGACCCCGCCCGACTTTCACTTCTGTTTCAAGCTGCCACGCGACGTAAGTCACGCCGGGCCGCTGGCCGACAAGCTGGCCCAGGCCCGTGCTTTCATCGAACGGATGCAGGGGCTGGGATCGCGCTGCGGGCCATTTTTTCTGCAACTACCACCGGCATACGGCCCGGCCCGGCTCGCCGATCTGGAGCGGTTTCTGGCCGGCTGGCCACCTGATGTGGCTCTGGCACTTGAGGTGCGCCATCCCGACTGGTATCTGCCGGTTGGCGAAGTGCCGCTGATGGAGCTGCTCGCTCGCTACCGGATCGGGCGAGTAATCATGGACGTGCGCCCAATCCGCGATCCCGCCGAACCGCCGACCACACTCCTCGCCGATGCTCGCGAGCGCAAACCGGATGTTCCACTGCGGCCACTCCGGGGTGGCGGGCCAACGCTGGTGCGCTACATCGGCCATCCCGATCTGGCCCGCAACGAACCGTTTCTCACCGAGTGGGCAGCTCGCATCGCCGAATGGGCAACCACCGACCCGCAAATCTATCTGTTTATGCATTGCCCTGATGAATCGCGATCTCCCACTCTCTGCCGCCAGATCGCGGCCCGGCTGCGTGCCCACGGCGCGCCGCTGGCTGAGAGAGATAACGAACCGCCGACCACACCGGCTCAGCTCAACCTGTTTGGCTAA
- the pruA gene encoding L-glutamate gamma-semialdehyde dehydrogenase: MLTPFQNEPFGNFDSGDRRATMQRAIRHVAGQLGATYPLVIGGEHIVTERKLPSINPAEPKKVVGYASSASQEQAHQALLAADAAFRTWSRTPVSARAQVLLRAAAIMRRRKEELAAWMMHEVSKNWVEADADVAEAIDFCEWYARQALALQGERQPLVPYPGEDNELRYIPLGPGLAIPPWNFPLAITTTLTVAPIVVGNTVVLKPSPRAPIIAGILVQILEEAGLPPGVVNLVTGEDAVLGDFLVDHPLVRFIGFTGSKNVGLRIHQRSAVRQPGQNWLKRAILEMGGKDAIIVDETADLEAAATGIVVSAFGFQGQKCSACSRAIVVDQVYDQVLQRVIEKTKALRLGNPTKPETDLGAVIDQRAFDSISQYIAIGQEEGRLVTGGEVIDHELVKDGGFFINPTIFADVKPHARIAQEEIFGPVLAFIRAANFAEALAIANDTEYGLTGGLYSRNLERLEQAREEFHVGNLYFNRKCTGALVGVQPFGGFNMSGTDSKAGGSDYLRLFTQPKVICERF, translated from the coding sequence ATGCTTACCCCGTTTCAAAATGAACCCTTCGGCAACTTCGATAGTGGCGACCGCCGGGCCACCATGCAACGTGCTATTCGCCATGTTGCCGGACAACTGGGAGCAACCTATCCGCTGGTCATCGGTGGAGAACACATTGTGACCGAGCGCAAGTTACCTTCCATCAACCCGGCAGAGCCAAAAAAGGTGGTTGGCTACGCCAGCAGCGCATCGCAAGAACAGGCACACCAGGCGTTGCTGGCTGCTGATGCCGCATTCCGCACCTGGTCACGCACACCGGTCAGTGCCCGGGCCCAGGTATTGTTGCGGGCCGCAGCGATTATGCGCCGGCGCAAAGAAGAACTGGCCGCGTGGATGATGCACGAAGTCAGCAAGAATTGGGTCGAGGCCGATGCCGATGTCGCCGAAGCGATTGATTTCTGCGAATGGTATGCCCGTCAGGCACTGGCATTGCAGGGTGAACGCCAGCCACTCGTGCCGTACCCCGGCGAAGATAACGAGTTGCGCTATATTCCCCTCGGCCCAGGACTGGCTATTCCGCCCTGGAACTTCCCGCTAGCGATCACCACAACCCTCACCGTCGCCCCAATTGTGGTCGGGAATACCGTGGTGTTAAAGCCATCACCACGTGCGCCGATTATTGCCGGTATTCTGGTGCAAATTCTCGAAGAGGCCGGCCTGCCTCCCGGTGTGGTCAATCTGGTCACCGGGGAAGATGCGGTGCTGGGTGATTTTCTGGTCGATCATCCATTGGTGCGCTTCATCGGGTTTACCGGCTCGAAGAATGTCGGATTACGCATCCACCAACGGTCAGCCGTGCGCCAACCCGGCCAGAACTGGCTCAAGCGGGCGATTCTGGAGATGGGTGGGAAAGATGCGATTATTGTCGATGAAACCGCCGATCTCGAAGCCGCAGCGACCGGCATTGTCGTCAGCGCGTTTGGCTTTCAGGGGCAGAAGTGCAGTGCCTGTTCGCGGGCCATTGTGGTTGATCAGGTCTACGATCAGGTGTTGCAGCGGGTGATCGAGAAGACGAAGGCGCTGCGGCTGGGCAACCCGACCAAACCAGAGACCGATCTGGGCGCGGTGATCGACCAGCGGGCGTTCGACTCCATCAGCCAGTACATTGCCATCGGTCAGGAAGAAGGTCGGCTGGTGACCGGTGGTGAGGTCATCGATCACGAACTGGTCAAGGATGGCGGCTTTTTCATCAACCCGACCATCTTCGCCGATGTCAAGCCGCACGCCCGCATCGCCCAAGAAGAGATTTTTGGGCCGGTGCTGGCCTTCATTCGGGCAGCAAATTTTGCCGAGGCACTGGCGATTGCGAATGATACCGAATATGGCCTGACCGGTGGTCTCTACAGCCGCAACCTCGAACGACTCGAACAGGCGCGTGAAGAGTTCCACGTCGGCAACCTCTACTTCAACCGGAAGTGTACCGGTGCGCTGGTTGGTGTGCAACCATTCGGCGGCTTCAATATGTCGGGCACTGACAGCAAGGCCGGCGGTAGCGATTACCTGCGGCTCTTCACCCAGCCGAAGGTAATCTGTGAGCGCTTTTAA